In a genomic window of Alteromonas gilva:
- a CDS encoding aldose epimerase family protein, which yields MSLSSPALQLSTLFSRPAKQTKWFVAGVLTLTFGYANQVMADEGQTMTAKPSATVSAYGALSDATPVQKVTLKNSNNIEIDVISYGGIITRMMVPDAKGVPGNIVYGMESIEEYEQGNPYFGALIGRYGNRIKDGKFTLFGTEYQLARNDGDNHLHGGVQGFDKKVWKMTPFANEQSAGVVLTLVSPDGDQGYPGELTTEVTYTLTNNNTLDMQYIATTDKPTVVNLTQHSYFNLAGEGTILDHELQINGEYITPVDSGLIPTGELMPVAGTPFDFTTAKTIGADINADNEQLARGKGYDHNYVIKDTVDSELIEAANVYDPSSGRVLRVLTEEPAVQFYSGNFLEGATSGFGQEHIFRGAFCLEPQHYPDSPNQPAFPSTTLLPGEVYSTRIVYEFDTK from the coding sequence ATGTCGCTATCTTCACCAGCGTTGCAACTCTCAACACTATTTTCTCGCCCTGCTAAGCAAACCAAGTGGTTTGTTGCTGGCGTGCTAACACTTACATTCGGCTATGCAAATCAGGTAATGGCCGACGAAGGACAAACTATGACAGCTAAGCCCAGCGCAACAGTTAGCGCTTATGGCGCGCTCAGTGATGCGACGCCGGTTCAAAAAGTGACACTCAAAAACAGTAATAATATTGAAATCGATGTGATCAGCTATGGCGGCATTATCACCCGTATGATGGTACCCGATGCCAAGGGTGTCCCTGGTAATATCGTCTACGGTATGGAAAGTATCGAAGAGTACGAACAGGGTAATCCCTATTTTGGCGCTTTGATTGGTCGTTACGGCAACCGTATTAAAGACGGTAAATTTACCCTTTTTGGTACTGAGTATCAGTTAGCCAGAAATGACGGTGACAATCATTTGCACGGTGGTGTACAGGGCTTTGATAAGAAAGTCTGGAAAATGACCCCGTTTGCTAATGAGCAAAGCGCGGGTGTTGTACTGACACTGGTAAGCCCGGATGGCGATCAGGGCTACCCTGGCGAACTCACCACAGAAGTGACGTATACGCTAACCAACAACAATACGTTAGATATGCAGTATATTGCGACAACTGATAAACCCACCGTGGTGAATCTGACTCAGCATTCATACTTTAACCTCGCTGGTGAGGGCACCATTTTAGATCATGAGCTGCAAATCAACGGCGAGTATATTACGCCTGTAGATAGCGGCCTGATCCCCACCGGTGAGCTTATGCCAGTGGCCGGTACACCGTTTGATTTTACCACGGCAAAAACCATTGGTGCGGACATCAACGCTGATAATGAACAGCTGGCCCGTGGTAAAGGCTATGACCATAACTATGTGATCAAAGACACTGTGGACAGTGAGCTTATCGAAGCGGCAAATGTGTATGACCCATCCAGCGGTCGTGTATTGCGCGTGTTAACCGAGGAGCCAGCGGTGCAGTTTTATTCAGGCAACTTCCTTGAAGGTGCAACATCCGGTTTTGGTCAGGAACATATTTTCCGCGGTGCGTTCTGTTTAGAGCCGCAGCATTATCCTGATTCACCCAATCAGCCGGCATTTCCGAGTACAACATTGTTGCCTGGTGAAGTGTATTCAACCCGTATCGTTTACGAGTTTGATACCAAGTAA
- the tal gene encoding transaldolase translates to MTTQLEQLKSMTTVVADTGDFEAIKLYQPQDATTNPSLLLKAVQIEKYRPLAIEAVNWAKDQGATDDIAAVAADKLAVLIGAKLMEQVPGYVSTEVDARLSFDTAATVEKANHLLSLYRDQGIDTSRVLIKIAATWEGIQAAKILEAQGIKTNVTLVFSFAQARASAESGAFLISPFVGRILDWYKAAQPDTDFSGANDPGVVSVTRIYDYFKLHGYDTIVMGASFRNISEIQELAGCDRLTISPGLLDELANTEAPLPRKLTPNDAPQAAPQALTEAQFRWDMNEDQMATEKLSQGIRQFAADQVTLETMLTDLAK, encoded by the coding sequence ATGACGACCCAATTAGAGCAACTTAAATCGATGACTACCGTTGTCGCTGACACCGGTGATTTTGAAGCAATTAAATTATATCAACCACAGGATGCCACCACAAATCCGTCGCTTTTGTTAAAAGCTGTACAGATAGAAAAGTACCGTCCGCTGGCAATTGAAGCCGTAAATTGGGCCAAAGATCAAGGTGCTACTGATGACATCGCAGCGGTCGCTGCCGACAAACTGGCGGTGCTGATTGGCGCAAAACTGATGGAACAAGTACCGGGTTATGTGTCGACCGAAGTCGATGCACGACTGTCGTTTGATACGGCAGCCACGGTCGAAAAAGCCAACCACCTGCTGTCGTTATATCGCGACCAGGGTATTGATACCAGCCGCGTACTTATCAAGATTGCTGCCACATGGGAAGGTATTCAGGCCGCTAAAATTCTTGAAGCTCAGGGCATTAAAACCAATGTTACGCTGGTATTTTCCTTTGCCCAGGCGCGCGCCAGCGCTGAATCAGGCGCGTTCTTAATTTCGCCTTTCGTAGGCCGGATTCTAGACTGGTATAAAGCTGCTCAGCCAGATACCGACTTTAGTGGTGCGAACGATCCGGGTGTTGTATCAGTCACCCGCATTTATGATTACTTTAAATTACATGGCTACGACACCATCGTTATGGGCGCGAGTTTCCGTAACATAAGTGAGATTCAGGAACTGGCAGGTTGCGATCGCCTGACCATCAGCCCCGGATTGCTTGACGAACTGGCCAATACCGAGGCGCCTTTGCCGCGCAAGTTAACGCCTAACGATGCGCCACAAGCAGCACCGCAGGCACTGACTGAAGCGCAGTTCCGTTGGGATATGAACGAAGACCAAATGGCCACCGAGAAATTATCACAGGGGATTCGCCAGTTTGCGGCCGATCAGGTCACCCTGGAAACCATGCTGACTGACTTAGCGAAGTAA
- a CDS encoding family 43 glycosylhydrolase, which translates to MIAKSIKRLGAGVLLCATLIGCNSTEQTAASKTESVAKSADENATQASGIFTNPLFPNGADPWLEYWDGNYYLTTTTWTSQLVMRKAPTLAGLADATPVNVWSSTDPDRCCNFWAFEFHRLKGPNGYRWYMMYTAGRDGTLDYQHLNVLESVGDDPMGPYQYKGALMPGIWNIDGNYLEHNGKLYVIYSQWRGDTQLNIIAEMENPWTLKEDQEHMVLTTPELDWEISGRKVTEGAEILQRNGRTFMTYSASFCNTPDYKLGLLELVGDDPMNRDHWKKFPEPVFTRTETVFGPGHNGFFTSPDGTEEWLVYHGNDSVEHGCSATRSLRAQKFTWNDAGEPEFGEPLTPGVEVAPPSGENGPLVTRVQGQRYQLMNSTSELCLDIAADPEDARAVQRQCAGTNGQWVLDSTTDGFVRLANREDSKFLEVANCSTADNARVQSAAWRNNYCQQWKVEAGIDGNVTLTNRYSGKPLAVAGCSASANQAVLQQNADSACTQWQLRPMGEVALMNQQSGKTLAMNGDNVEQQAFDYKDEQSWLFVPTDTGYLSLKQASDSEVCVGVSDNQVVPGANVAMVDCAEKTAQWRLTPKKGGGMMLFNRYTGLPLGLTNCGLAEGTNIAQQPDLSNRCQIFHLREPQ; encoded by the coding sequence ATGATTGCGAAGTCGATTAAACGACTCGGAGCAGGCGTATTGCTGTGCGCAACCCTTATCGGTTGCAACAGCACAGAACAAACGGCTGCCTCCAAAACAGAATCTGTTGCTAAATCGGCCGATGAAAATGCCACCCAGGCGTCCGGTATTTTTACCAATCCGCTCTTTCCCAATGGTGCCGATCCATGGTTGGAATACTGGGACGGCAATTACTACCTGACCACGACAACCTGGACCTCGCAATTGGTCATGCGTAAGGCGCCAACGCTGGCTGGTCTTGCTGATGCAACGCCGGTAAATGTATGGTCGTCAACCGACCCGGATCGCTGCTGTAATTTCTGGGCGTTTGAATTTCATCGCCTCAAAGGACCCAACGGCTATCGCTGGTACATGATGTATACCGCCGGTCGCGATGGCACGCTTGACTACCAACACCTCAATGTATTGGAAAGTGTTGGTGATGATCCGATGGGACCATACCAGTACAAAGGCGCGTTAATGCCGGGTATCTGGAATATCGATGGAAATTATTTAGAGCATAACGGTAAGCTTTATGTCATCTACTCGCAGTGGCGAGGTGATACTCAGCTTAACATTATTGCGGAAATGGAAAACCCCTGGACATTGAAAGAAGATCAGGAACACATGGTACTTACCACCCCTGAACTCGACTGGGAAATCAGTGGCCGAAAAGTCACCGAAGGCGCAGAAATACTGCAGCGTAACGGGCGTACTTTTATGACCTACTCAGCCAGCTTCTGTAACACGCCGGATTATAAACTGGGCTTACTCGAACTGGTCGGCGACGATCCAATGAATCGCGATCACTGGAAGAAGTTCCCTGAGCCGGTATTTACCCGCACCGAAACTGTGTTTGGCCCAGGTCACAATGGTTTCTTTACTTCGCCGGATGGCACTGAAGAGTGGCTGGTGTATCACGGTAATGACTCAGTAGAGCATGGTTGTAGCGCGACGCGTTCACTGCGCGCGCAGAAGTTTACCTGGAACGATGCGGGTGAGCCGGAATTTGGTGAGCCACTGACGCCGGGCGTCGAAGTTGCGCCGCCTTCTGGTGAAAATGGCCCGCTGGTTACCCGCGTGCAAGGACAGCGCTATCAGCTGATGAATTCTACCAGTGAGCTGTGTCTGGACATCGCCGCTGACCCTGAAGATGCCCGCGCAGTGCAGCGCCAGTGTGCCGGCACTAACGGTCAGTGGGTACTGGACTCAACCACAGATGGGTTTGTGCGTCTGGCCAATCGTGAAGACAGTAAGTTTTTGGAAGTGGCGAACTGTAGTACTGCTGATAACGCCCGCGTGCAATCTGCCGCATGGCGCAACAATTATTGCCAGCAGTGGAAGGTAGAGGCCGGTATTGATGGCAATGTAACGCTGACTAACCGTTACTCAGGTAAGCCTCTCGCGGTGGCGGGCTGCTCTGCGTCGGCTAATCAGGCCGTATTGCAACAAAACGCTGACAGTGCCTGCACCCAGTGGCAACTGCGCCCAATGGGCGAAGTAGCGCTGATGAACCAGCAAAGTGGTAAAACGCTGGCTATGAATGGCGACAACGTTGAGCAACAGGCGTTTGATTACAAAGACGAGCAAAGCTGGTTGTTTGTACCCACCGATACGGGCTATCTGTCACTTAAACAAGCCAGCGACAGTGAAGTGTGTGTAGGTGTCAGTGACAATCAGGTTGTGCCGGGCGCCAACGTCGCTATGGTTGATTGCGCTGAAAAGACTGCGCAATGGCGCCTGACGCCTAAAAAGGGCGGCGGCATGATGCTGTTTAATCGTTACACCGGTTTACCCCTTGGTTTAACTAACTGTGGTCTTGCCGAAGGCACTAACATTGCCCAACAACCCGATTTGAGCAATCGCTGCCAAATTTTCCACTTGCGTGAGCCTCAGTAA
- a CDS encoding glycoside hydrolase family 97 protein, with the protein MFKNRLILTLQIVVVGLFMQANATTQALFSLKSPDSALTMDLTISEAGALQYQLSRHGETVIKPSRLGIELNNTQFLDALSVAEPGEQSMVHHRYELIHGKQSLIEYAATERAVTVTNNEDNQLTLRFRLSNDGLAYRYELGGESADDRVVTQEHSAVSFYASTEAWLQPKAAAQSGWMNTNPSYEEEYLSGKVTDLTPAFDHGWVYPALFKYNDHFVLLSEAGIPAGYAASHLISDNQGNVTLSFPHPAETVTNGALLPQASLPFHSPWRLVLVGDLASIAESTLGTDLAEPLALAKTGFVKPGVAAWSWGLLKDDSVVYPVQKEFIDYAADMRWPYVLVDVNWDQNIGYQRIAELADYARQKQVRLWLWYNSSGAWNQTVYSPKSALLTRADRRTEFARLQHMGIAGIKVDFFPGDGAAVWDYFKGILRDAADFDLMVNFHGVTLPRGLQRTYPNLMTAEAIKGQEMITFFQDFADRQAYHATLQPFTRNVFDPMDFTPLVLGDIPNIERRTSNTFELAETILFYSGVQHLVTTPAQMANVEPHVKAFLQHLPTTWDETRFIAGYPGEYVVMARRKGCQWYIAGINAQSAPQQVVISKNDFPLAKAKLLTQGKTPRDTEQHIHANGDVTLSIAPNGGFVLTTQREKNYDCEVD; encoded by the coding sequence ATGTTCAAAAACCGTCTCATTCTGACATTGCAAATTGTTGTTGTGGGTCTGTTCATGCAGGCCAACGCAACCACACAAGCGCTGTTTAGCCTGAAGAGTCCTGACAGCGCTTTGACGATGGACCTGACCATCAGCGAAGCGGGTGCGTTGCAATATCAACTCAGTCGTCATGGTGAGACGGTCATTAAGCCCTCACGGCTTGGTATCGAGCTAAATAATACGCAGTTTCTTGACGCTCTTAGCGTAGCTGAGCCTGGCGAACAAAGCATGGTGCATCATCGCTATGAGCTTATACATGGCAAGCAAAGCCTTATTGAATACGCTGCTACAGAACGTGCCGTAACGGTAACGAACAACGAAGACAATCAGTTAACGTTGCGTTTTCGCTTAAGCAACGACGGACTGGCGTACCGCTATGAGCTGGGTGGTGAATCTGCGGACGACAGGGTGGTAACGCAGGAGCATTCCGCTGTCAGCTTTTATGCCTCAACGGAAGCCTGGTTACAGCCTAAAGCAGCTGCCCAGTCCGGCTGGATGAACACTAATCCCTCCTATGAAGAGGAGTACCTGAGCGGCAAGGTCACCGACCTCACACCAGCGTTTGACCATGGTTGGGTGTATCCGGCGCTGTTCAAATATAACGACCATTTTGTGTTGCTGTCTGAAGCGGGTATACCAGCAGGCTATGCGGCTTCACATTTAATCTCAGACAACCAGGGCAATGTCACACTAAGCTTTCCGCATCCGGCTGAAACGGTCACGAATGGTGCGTTACTGCCGCAAGCATCATTGCCGTTTCATTCCCCCTGGCGCTTAGTGTTGGTCGGTGATTTGGCAAGCATAGCCGAGTCGACACTGGGCACGGATCTCGCCGAGCCTTTAGCATTAGCTAAAACCGGATTTGTCAAACCGGGGGTGGCTGCATGGAGCTGGGGACTGCTGAAGGACGATTCGGTTGTTTATCCGGTGCAAAAGGAATTTATAGATTATGCAGCAGATATGCGCTGGCCCTACGTATTGGTTGATGTTAACTGGGATCAAAATATTGGCTATCAACGGATTGCCGAGTTGGCCGACTACGCCAGGCAAAAGCAGGTGCGGTTATGGCTCTGGTATAACTCATCCGGAGCCTGGAATCAAACCGTCTACAGCCCTAAAAGTGCGTTACTGACCCGCGCTGACAGACGCACTGAATTTGCCCGTTTACAACATATGGGCATCGCGGGTATTAAAGTCGACTTTTTCCCGGGCGACGGCGCTGCAGTATGGGATTATTTCAAAGGTATTTTACGCGATGCTGCAGACTTCGATCTGATGGTGAATTTTCATGGCGTGACATTGCCACGTGGGTTACAACGTACTTACCCTAATCTGATGACTGCCGAAGCAATTAAAGGCCAGGAAATGATCACGTTTTTCCAGGACTTTGCCGACCGTCAGGCGTATCACGCTACGCTGCAGCCATTTACCCGTAATGTGTTTGACCCGATGGATTTTACGCCGCTGGTTCTGGGCGATATTCCGAATATAGAACGCCGCACCAGTAATACTTTTGAGCTGGCCGAAACCATTTTATTTTATTCCGGCGTGCAGCATTTGGTTACGACGCCTGCACAAATGGCCAACGTGGAGCCGCATGTCAAAGCGTTCTTACAACACCTGCCCACCACCTGGGACGAAACCCGTTTTATTGCGGGTTATCCGGGCGAGTATGTGGTGATGGCAAGACGCAAGGGTTGCCAGTGGTATATTGCTGGGATCAATGCACAGTCAGCTCCCCAACAGGTGGTGATATCAAAGAATGATTTTCCGTTAGCCAAAGCTAAGCTTTTAACCCAGGGCAAAACACCGCGCGATACCGAGCAGCACATACACGCCAACGGTGACGTAACGCTATCAATAGCACCAAACGGTGGTTTTGTACTCACGACTCAAAGAGAGAAAAACTATGATTGCGAAGTCGATTAA
- the araA gene encoding L-arabinose isomerase — MTTVQKEVWFITGSQHLYGPRVLEEVAGNSQALAAGLNENNLPVKIVYKDTVKSAAEIHQVCQAANAATNCVGVILWMHTFSPAKMWIAGLNELQKPWLHLHTQFNAGLPWSSIDMNYMNTHQSAHGDREFGFIGSRMRKERKVVVGHWQNPKTVAQIDGWCRAALGFAECKSLKVVRFGDNMRNVAVTEGDKVAAQITFGYEVHAHGLQELADVVDGISDGDVAAQLDAYHQDYDVSKELMTDDYQRERLMKEARLELGMEKFFKDGGFGAFTNCFENLAGLSGLPGLATQRLMSKGYGYGGEGDWKTAAMVRTMKVMAQGLEGGCSFMEDYTYNFTGGIDQVLGAHMLEICPSIAGKKPRLEVHRHTIGVKCDVPRLLFAAKAGPSINVSPIDMGNRFRILVNEVNTVDQPESTPHLPVASALWEPKPNLEVAAAAWIHAGGAHHAAYSQALSSEVIEDFADMAGVETVIIDGNTDLRSFKSELRYNAAYYQLKQGI; from the coding sequence ATGACTACAGTACAAAAAGAAGTTTGGTTCATCACCGGCTCACAGCACCTATATGGTCCGCGCGTGCTGGAAGAAGTTGCAGGTAACAGCCAGGCACTGGCTGCTGGCCTGAATGAAAATAATTTACCGGTTAAGATTGTTTATAAAGATACCGTTAAATCAGCAGCAGAAATCCATCAGGTGTGTCAGGCGGCAAACGCGGCTACCAACTGTGTGGGTGTGATCCTGTGGATGCACACGTTCTCGCCAGCTAAAATGTGGATTGCGGGTCTGAATGAACTGCAGAAACCATGGTTGCACCTGCATACTCAGTTTAATGCCGGTCTGCCTTGGAGCAGCATCGACATGAACTACATGAACACGCACCAGAGCGCCCACGGAGACCGCGAATTTGGTTTCATCGGCAGCCGTATGCGCAAAGAGCGTAAAGTTGTGGTTGGCCACTGGCAGAACCCTAAAACTGTTGCGCAAATCGACGGTTGGTGCCGTGCTGCATTAGGTTTTGCTGAGTGTAAATCACTGAAAGTGGTTCGTTTTGGTGACAACATGCGTAACGTAGCGGTCACCGAAGGCGACAAGGTTGCGGCGCAAATTACTTTTGGTTACGAAGTACACGCTCATGGCTTGCAAGAGCTGGCAGACGTTGTTGACGGTATCAGTGACGGTGATGTTGCTGCGCAGCTTGACGCCTACCACCAGGATTACGACGTAAGCAAAGAACTAATGACCGATGATTACCAGCGTGAGCGTTTGATGAAAGAAGCGCGTCTTGAGCTGGGCATGGAAAAGTTCTTTAAAGACGGCGGTTTTGGTGCCTTCACCAACTGCTTTGAAAACCTTGCTGGTCTGAGCGGCCTGCCAGGTCTTGCTACTCAGCGCCTTATGTCGAAAGGCTATGGTTACGGTGGCGAAGGTGACTGGAAGACAGCCGCAATGGTTCGCACCATGAAAGTCATGGCACAGGGACTGGAAGGCGGATGTTCTTTCATGGAAGACTACACCTATAACTTTACCGGCGGTATCGATCAGGTATTAGGTGCTCATATGCTGGAAATTTGTCCGTCGATTGCGGGTAAAAAGCCACGTCTTGAAGTGCATCGTCATACCATTGGTGTGAAATGTGATGTGCCACGTCTGTTGTTTGCCGCTAAAGCGGGTCCGTCTATCAACGTATCGCCTATCGATATGGGTAATCGTTTCCGCATTCTGGTTAACGAAGTCAACACCGTTGACCAACCAGAAAGCACACCGCACCTGCCAGTAGCCTCAGCGCTGTGGGAGCCTAAGCCAAATCTGGAAGTTGCAGCCGCAGCCTGGATCCATGCTGGTGGTGCTCACCATGCGGCATACAGCCAGGCGCTTAGCTCAGAGGTGATCGAAGACTTCGCAGATATGGCGGGTGTTGAGACGGTGATTATCGACGGTAACACCGACCTGCGTTCGTTTAAGTCTGAACTGCGTTATAACGCGGCTTATTATCAGCTTAAGCAAGGCATCTAA
- a CDS encoding HAD family hydrolase, whose translation MVDLSVYEGIVFDMDGTLVDSMPAHMEAWRHACEHYGYPFDLEYMNSLGGVPTRQTVVILNEKFGVNHDPSAVAQYKREAWEAMKLEPVLIESTMAVFEHYRPSMAIGIGTGAERSHAEHLLSAHGLLARIDSLVTATDVSNGKPHPETFLTVARQMGIEPDKCVVFEDTDIGYQAARDAGMDCIMVKDGKIQA comes from the coding sequence ATGGTTGATTTAAGCGTATACGAAGGGATTGTTTTTGACATGGATGGCACGCTGGTGGACTCTATGCCAGCCCATATGGAAGCATGGCGACACGCATGCGAACACTATGGCTATCCGTTTGACCTTGAGTATATGAATTCTCTGGGGGGCGTGCCCACGCGCCAAACGGTGGTCATACTCAACGAAAAATTTGGCGTTAACCATGACCCCTCAGCGGTTGCTCAGTACAAGCGTGAAGCATGGGAAGCGATGAAGTTAGAGCCGGTACTTATTGAATCTACCATGGCCGTATTCGAACATTACAGACCCAGCATGGCAATTGGCATTGGCACGGGTGCAGAACGTTCCCACGCAGAGCACTTATTGTCGGCCCATGGTCTACTTGCACGTATTGACTCGCTCGTAACCGCCACCGATGTCAGCAACGGCAAACCCCACCCAGAAACATTTTTAACCGTCGCCAGGCAGATGGGCATTGAACCTGATAAGTGCGTAGTGTTTGAAGACACAGACATTGGCTATCAGGCTGCCAGAGACGCAGGCATGGACTGTATAATGGTTAAGGATGGCAAAATACAAGCGTAA
- a CDS encoding ribulokinase: MSRYTLGLDYGSDSVRALLVDVATGAELASHMVNYPRWAEGRYCEPARDQYRQHPLDYVDSLVEVVNALWSKVPAGTAEKVVGLSFDTTGSTPVAINADGVPLALTDEFSENPNAMFVLWKDHTALKEASEITQAANNNDVNYLSYMGGIYSSEWYWAKVLHIYRQDAAVKAAAHSWVEHCDWMTALMCGTTHPSQLQMGRCATGHKLMWNEAWGGFPPNDFFNSVDPLLDGLVDTLNPATQTSDQVAGKLTAEWSQKLGLPEGIVVGYGAFDCHMGAVAANVREGVLTKVMGTSTCDITVTTPETLGETCVKGICGQVDGSVIPGLIGLEAGQSAFGDLYAWFKNLVLWPTNNLLHELMESGADELASKIEAVTLQRLSADAAQLPVSATDISALDWVNGRRTPDADQTVSMAITGIKMGADAPQLFKALVEATAFGARAITERFREEGVPINSVVVIGGISKKSDYVMQTCADVWNCPIDVLESEQSCALGAAIMAAVAAGEYPTVAAAQEVMASPVCKQYLPDASRVGIYDELYQQYKTLGAYVSGGKA; this comes from the coding sequence ATGTCTCGTTATACATTAGGGCTCGATTATGGCTCTGATTCAGTCAGAGCATTGTTAGTAGACGTAGCGACCGGCGCAGAGCTGGCCAGTCATATGGTCAACTACCCGCGTTGGGCAGAAGGTCGCTATTGCGAACCAGCGCGCGATCAGTACCGTCAACACCCTCTGGACTACGTAGATAGCCTGGTTGAAGTGGTTAATGCACTGTGGAGTAAAGTCCCCGCAGGTACGGCTGAGAAAGTGGTCGGCCTGAGTTTTGATACTACCGGTTCAACACCTGTAGCGATTAATGCCGACGGTGTGCCACTGGCACTTACTGATGAGTTCAGTGAAAACCCCAACGCGATGTTCGTGTTGTGGAAAGATCACACTGCGCTTAAAGAAGCCAGTGAAATTACCCAGGCAGCCAACAACAACGATGTGAACTATCTGTCGTACATGGGCGGAATTTACTCATCAGAATGGTATTGGGCTAAAGTCCTGCATATCTACCGTCAGGACGCCGCCGTTAAAGCAGCAGCGCATAGCTGGGTGGAACATTGCGACTGGATGACAGCGTTGATGTGTGGCACGACGCATCCTTCTCAATTGCAGATGGGTCGTTGTGCAACAGGCCACAAGTTGATGTGGAACGAAGCCTGGGGCGGATTCCCGCCGAATGACTTTTTCAACTCGGTTGACCCGTTATTGGATGGCCTGGTTGATACGCTTAACCCAGCCACCCAAACCAGTGATCAGGTAGCCGGTAAACTTACCGCTGAGTGGTCGCAAAAACTGGGTCTGCCAGAAGGCATTGTGGTGGGTTACGGTGCTTTCGATTGCCACATGGGCGCGGTTGCAGCCAATGTGCGTGAGGGCGTTCTGACTAAAGTTATGGGTACGTCTACCTGTGATATTACTGTGACTACGCCAGAAACACTGGGTGAAACTTGTGTTAAAGGGATATGTGGCCAGGTTGATGGCTCGGTAATTCCTGGCCTGATTGGCTTAGAAGCGGGTCAGTCTGCCTTTGGTGATTTGTATGCCTGGTTCAAAAACCTGGTACTGTGGCCAACCAATAACTTATTGCATGAGTTAATGGAATCCGGTGCTGATGAGTTGGCGTCTAAAATTGAAGCGGTAACTTTGCAGCGCTTATCAGCCGATGCGGCGCAATTGCCTGTGAGCGCAACTGATATTAGTGCGCTAGACTGGGTAAATGGCCGTCGTACGCCTGATGCCGACCAAACTGTGTCGATGGCGATTACCGGTATTAAGATGGGCGCCGACGCACCGCAACTGTTTAAAGCGCTGGTAGAAGCAACGGCCTTTGGTGCTCGTGCGATCACGGAGCGTTTCCGTGAAGAAGGCGTGCCGATAAATTCCGTTGTTGTGATTGGCGGTATTTCCAAGAAGTCTGATTACGTCATGCAAACGTGTGCCGACGTCTGGAACTGTCCGATCGATGTGTTAGAAAGCGAACAGAGTTGTGCCCTGGGTGCCGCCATTATGGCTGCTGTGGCCGCTGGCGAATACCCAACCGTCGCCGCTGCTCAGGAAGTAATGGCGTCGCCTGTTTGTAAACAATATCTGCCTGATGCTTCGCGCGTTGGCATCTACGACGAGCTGTACCAACAATACAAAACCCTTGGCGCCTATGTCAGCGGAGGTAAAGCATGA
- a CDS encoding L-ribulose-5-phosphate 4-epimerase codes for MSYKELKREVYEANMELERRNLVIYTFGNVSQVDRNKGVVAIKPSGVSYDQMKPEDIVIVDLENNIVEGSMRPSSDTKTHTHLYRAFDSIGGVTHTHSTYATAWAQARQSIPCLGTTHADYVHGEITCTRDLTDEQVNGDYEEETGIQITDAYVDRDPAAAPMVIVAGHAPFTWGKDAAQSVYHAALLEEIAKMAYLTRTLDPNAAKLNQAVLDKHYLRKHGKDAYYGQS; via the coding sequence ATGAGTTATAAAGAATTAAAACGTGAAGTATACGAAGCCAATATGGAGCTGGAGCGCCGTAACCTGGTTATCTATACTTTTGGTAACGTGTCACAGGTTGATCGAAATAAGGGCGTGGTGGCTATAAAACCCAGCGGCGTATCTTATGATCAGATGAAACCCGAAGACATTGTGATTGTTGATTTAGAAAACAACATCGTTGAAGGTTCTATGCGTCCTTCTTCAGACACCAAGACGCACACGCACTTATATCGTGCGTTTGATTCGATTGGCGGTGTAACCCACACGCACAGCACCTACGCCACTGCGTGGGCGCAGGCACGCCAGAGTATTCCGTGTCTGGGCACAACACATGCTGATTACGTGCATGGTGAAATCACCTGCACGCGAGACTTAACCGACGAACAGGTTAACGGTGACTACGAAGAAGAAACCGGTATTCAAATTACGGATGCATACGTGGATCGCGACCCGGCAGCAGCACCGATGGTTATAGTGGCCGGACATGCGCCCTTTACCTGGGGTAAAGATGCCGCACAATCGGTTTACCACGCTGCGCTGCTGGAAGAGATTGCCAAAATGGCCTATCTGACGCGCACCCTAGATCCTAATGCTGCGAAATTAAATCAGGCAGTATTAGATAAACATTATTTACGCAAGCACGGTAAAGACGCCTACTACGGCCAAAGTTAA